A stretch of the Haloplanus aerogenes genome encodes the following:
- a CDS encoding ArsR/SmtB family transcription factor, which yields MILDILVDETLTATDVHERLDDRGIDRTENTVRHHINELRDAGLVDVVRFEEGRGGTTKYYGANTIVLSYSLPDEADAAVEEMVNAVQPLIEDALTTLTDNYADVIDDITLDMQPCEHCRTQKYETYVLLTVLRHASVRAHQKGDQLR from the coding sequence ATGATCCTCGATATTCTCGTGGACGAAACGCTGACCGCGACCGACGTTCACGAGCGACTCGACGACCGGGGCATCGATCGTACCGAGAACACCGTCCGCCATCACATCAACGAACTGCGTGATGCCGGGCTCGTTGACGTCGTTCGATTCGAGGAGGGCCGCGGTGGCACTACGAAGTACTACGGTGCAAACACGATCGTACTCTCCTACTCGCTTCCCGATGAGGCCGACGCTGCCGTCGAGGAGATGGTTAACGCGGTACAACCCCTGATCGAGGATGCTCTGACCACGTTGACCGATAACTACGCCGACGTTATAGACGATATTACTCTGGACATGCAACCCTGTGAACACTGTCGGACACAGAAGTACGAGACGTACGTGTTACTGACCGTTCTCCGACACGCGTCCGTCCGTGCCCATCAGAAGGGAGACCAACTGCGATAG